A genomic segment from Canis lupus baileyi chromosome 31, mCanLup2.hap1, whole genome shotgun sequence encodes:
- the AP2M1 gene encoding AP-2 complex subunit mu isoform X2, translating into MVFEFLYKMCDVMAAYFGKISEENIKNNFVLIYELLDEILDFGYPQNSETGALKTFITQQGIKSQTKEEQSQITSQVTGQIGWRREGIKYRRNELFLDVLESVNLLMSPQGQVLSAHVSGRVVMKSYLSGMPECKFGMNDKIVIEKQGKGTADETSKSGKQSIAIDDCTFHQCVRLSKFDSERSISFIPPDGEFELMRYRTTKDIILPFRVIPLVREVGRTKLEVKVVIKSNFKPSLLAQKIEVRIPTPLNTSGVQVICMKGKAKYKASENAIVWKIKRMAGMKESQISAEIELLPTNDKKKWARPPISMNFEVPFAPSGLKVRYLKVFEPKLNYSDHDVIKWVRYIGRSGIYETRC; encoded by the exons ATGGTCTTCGAATTCCTCTATAAGATGTGTGATGTAATGGCTGCCTACTTTGGCAAGATCAGCGAGGAGAACATCAAGAACAATTTTGTGCTCATATATGAGCTACTGGATG AGATCCTGGACTTTGGCTATCCACAGAATTCAGAGACAGGAGCACTGAAAACCTTCATCACTCAGCAGGGTATCAAGAGCCAG ACAAAAGAAGAGCAATCCCAGATCACCAGCCAGGTGACTGGGCAGATTGGCTGGCGGCGGGAGGGCATCAAGTATCGCCGGAATGAGCTCTTTTTGGATGTGCTGGAAAGTGTGAACCTCCTCATGTCCCCACAGG GGCAGGTGCTGAGTGCCCATGTGTCAGGCCGGGTGGTGATGAAGAGCTACCTGAGTGGCATGCCTGAATGCAAGTTTGGGATGAATGACAAGATTGTCATTGAGAAGCAAGGCAAAGGCACAGCTGATGAAACAAGCAAGAG TGGAAAGCAATCAATTGCCATCGATGACTGCACCTTCCACCAGTGTGTGCGACTCAGCAAGTTTGACTCTGAACGCAGCATCAGCTTCATCCCACCAGATGGAGAGTTTGAGCTAATGAG GTATCGCACCACCAAGGACATCATCCTTCCTTTCCGGGTGATCCCACTAGTGCGAGAAGTGGGACGTACCAAGCTGGAGGTCAAGGTGGTCATCAAATCCAATTTCAAACCCTCTTTACTGGCTCAGAAGATTGAG GTGAGGATCCCAACTCCACTGAATACAAGCGGAGTACAGGTGATCTGCATGAAGGGGAAGGCCAAGTACAAGGCCAGCGAGAACGCCATCGTATGGAA GATCAAGCGCATGGCAGGCATGAAGGAATCGCAGATCAGCGCAGAGATTGAACTTCTGCCCACCAATGACAAGAAGAAATGGGCTCGACCCCCCATTTCCATGAACTTTGAG GTGCCATTCGCACCCTCTGGCCTCAAGGTGCGCTACTTGAAGGTGTTTGAACCGAAGCTGAACTACAGCGACCATGATGTCATCAAATGGGTGCGCTACATTGGCCGCAGCGGCATTTATGAGACCCGCTGCTAG